From the Mya arenaria isolate MELC-2E11 chromosome 17, ASM2691426v1 genome, the window aGCTAGTTAAATTCATACTCAAATTATCGATGTATGTATTACGTTTAATTAGAATGTAATGGTTTCCCATTTCGAAGGCGAGGACCCACCAGCTGCTTCTACAGAACCGAGACTTATTGCACCACATGAACCAGATTCTCGGTCGTTTGCAGGAAGTAGAATTCAAGGCAACACACTCGAGTCCGAAACGGATGCAGCCAATCTCGGCTGGGGTACGGAGTTTTTAATGGTCTTGGACAATTGCGTactataaagaaataaaatgaaacatttatcgCCCCTTTTGGTCAAATAAACAATGCTATGCTGCTATGCTATTACATTAGTGCATTTTCCACATGCTTTCCGGCATAAAACGCTTTTCTTCTTTATACAGATGTATGAAGttatgatgttttaatttaGTGGTATATTTTAAAGGGAAACATATGATTTGTTACAAAGTAGTATATACCTCCGGTTTCCCAGTTAAAAGACTGAAGTGAGTCAGAGATATGAATAAGAAGGAATTTGTAAATCTTTTCAATTGCCTTCTGATCTATTTAAGAACATGAGATAACAGTTCTGTAAAATTGTAAAGCTGATGTACTATTttcccaggaaagttgtatgcCGGACGCAACAACTCCTCAATGCGGGCCAGTGTATCTTCCCCGTGGCGTCGCATTCGACCCAGAAGGCATTGCAAGCCCTGACTACTCTCTCACAGAGCACGATAAACTCATGTTCGATACAGACTCACCAGATAGTGGTCACCGAGAGATGTCTAATGAATCGCTAGGAGCATCTTTCTCTCCTCCTGACTTCCCATTTTGGGCAATGACTGCGGACGAAAGAATGAAGTATAGTTTTGGTTATGGTACTCCCGTGAAGTTCCAGCAAACGAGTTTTGAAATGACTGCGATTGTGAATAGCAATCCTTTTACTGAGAGCAAGGAGGATATTTGTGATCAGGATATTGTTGAGCCAGttgtttttgatgcaaatggCAAAGGAGGTAAAGGAAAAGTGGACAAAGTTCCAAAACTAAGACCTCCCCCCGAGTTTCGTAATTATGGGGCCTACAGGAATTCTCAAATATCGGAAGATTCGAGCAATTCATCAAACTCCGATACCGATTCAGTAAAAGATGGAATTGTTAACTTCACAGATAGCGATTATTTTTCGCACACCGGAAGCAGCtcacacacaaacacatttaactCAAACGCTCTTAACAACAACACACGTATGAACAGCCACACATTGGATGATGCGGACAATAACACGATTCAATCTCTTGTGCCATATGATGACCACAGGAACATTGTCCCGTATACAGACAATAGAGAAATAAGACAGACTGGTACAGTCTTTAAACCAAAACTAGAATACCACTTCAATAATCTAGCGGCAGATCGTGTTCTGATGCAAAAGTACTTGGACCAGTCCAAACGACAAAGAGGCGGTAGCTTTTCAGACGAGGACAATACTGAGAGTTACGATGAGGGGTTAACACAGCCTCCCTCGCCACCACCGCCGCCCAGTCGTCTGGAGGATGTCGATTTCGATGATTGAATTAGCCCATATGTTATATGCAGCTGATGAAAGTTTGGCTGTATTCAGAACGGTGTATTTTGAGTGTGAAAGGAACTTTAAATGAAGCGCACAATAGTTTCGTGAAATGAACTATAAATGAAGCGTTCACTAATTTTGTAGAGTGAAAATATTATGTACTTGATAAATTGACttgtaaaaataactttaaaattcaagggGAACAAGGCGTCGTTACGTTTGTCATACTGCTTCTTGTAAAAGTGCTTATTTGTCGCATAATCATTCGCACATTAGAATTTGCCGTTGAATCAGCAAATTTggaatgtaaatatgatatatgattgtgttcattttttcaaataatcattttttctcATGTTTAAGATATAGCttaaattccaaaaaaaataaacggcCTAATACTTTAGATAGTGATGGGATTTCTTTTCGAAGATTGCGCTTTGATGCTGTAGCTGACCGAAAATGTGCTGAACAGAAGAGTTTATATAAGAACGAGAAGTTAACTATTGTTAGAGCtaaagtcgaaccccgttggctcgaatttccaGGGTGCGGCGAAAATACCTTGAACTTCGAAAATTTCaagccaagcggaaatgcttaccttcagtataaagaaatcggtcctttacatccagctCGAGCCAAGCAATTTCGAGCCAAGcaatttcgagccaacggggttcgaatgtatattttaattccTATTGCGAGTTAGCTGTTTGATTTGCATAGACAATTATTCATTTCCTTTCTGTATATAATGAGaaaaggtgtaaatattttaaaaatattatatatattttcacccACTAGACAAAATAAAGGTTGAGGTAAACACACACTATAGAAGATGTGCCAAAATTGTACATAATTGTGCAGaaatattatataagactaataaaacaaacaaatcggTTAGTGTTTCTATTGAAATGCATCctttatatgtaattatttgCTGAATAGTAGTCAGTATGCGTATAGAACATTCTAGCTGAAAACCAGAACAAAACAGCAAAAGTTAACGATTAAAAAGAATTAACGActtggtttattttaaaaccttttatttttatttcatccatgaaatatataaaaaaaatcagacgcGAGTATCTCAATTTTAATGAGTATCATTTCAATTCAATTGAGAATCTAGACACGAAATCGAATTTTCTAGAAACTACAATGTGAGAATAACTTAGTATCAGCTATATCGtgtatatagttttaaaaataaatcatgctTAAGTTATTAACTTCTATAAGGGTTAACCACTATTAAGAatctaacaaaaataaacaagaaattataGATACTTCAAAGTgaacacaaaacaatgttttaacaataactaAATACTCCCTTAGTGCATAGTACTCATTGTTAATATAGGTATATGCTAATAATATAAGCAAGACATAGTTCAAGCAAACACTACGTGATTTTCTGTTGATCTATGTACGAGTATATCGTCGAATGCAGTTTAAAACATTGCGTAATAGTTACGCTTAAAATACATTCAGTGTATTCCGCAAGCCTCTGTTTTGTTAGTAAACACAACAAAATTCGCTGCCTGTATTTTTAAGACAGTAACACAGGTTGTGTAGTGTAATATTGTCACATATGAAAGCACATTTACAATGTCTTTGAATATTAAGTTTCTTGACGTTCCTGTCGCATGATATTATTCAGCCTGTATTGTATTAGCCATACGTGGCTTATCACGCATCAGCCACAACTTGGACAGAGTGTCCACACCAAGTACCTACAAGAGATGTGACTTGGATACGTGCAATACGGTCCCGTTCTTCACGTTAAAATACATGTCGTTTCAGTATTGCTTTTCATACATATTTGGAAAGACACAACCCAATTAAAAATCGGTATTAGGACGTATTTGAGTAATAATTGTATTCATACTTCTAAAGAAGTCAGAAGACATCTGAAATAAATCCcatatcttaattatatcaaaattaaaaacaacaacaacaaattattgCTAGTCACTGATGTAACACTTGTTTTGCAaggtattttcagaaaatgtacaCAGTTGTCcaagaaattgtttatcttttggTCAATTATTGTCTCAATACACATCATACCAATAGAGGCAAGAGCAAAGTCAGTACACGtgtgttttgacaacttttgtataAACTTAACATAAAACATGTGTGCACTTTCAAAATCTCTTTTGTTTAGTGTTATCCATAATTCACATCTAAAGAGTCCTTTAGGTAGaagatataataatatatagtcTGCAGTGTTATAGAGTTCAAAGACGAAGGATGTTTTCCACTATTACAAATTTATCAAAGTGTGCCTCGAAGAATGGCGCATGCGTATTCAAAACTGTCATTCACGGGGAAGAATGCATCTCATCTTATACCAATGTTTGTAAACTCATATGTTTAATTCTCAGAAAGAAATAGTATCATCAAGTTGGATTGTTATTATTTACCCTACGCTTTGAATACTTAACACAATTTGCAGCATGGTATTAAGTCCGTTTGGTGAGAATGAAATCATATCATATCGTCCGCCATAGTTGGGTTTCCAccaattatattaaacatgcatatactGTATCCACTGGACTGTAATTCCCAGAGTAATTGTTTATACAGAGGAGATACAGAACCGGTGACGTCTTCCGTCTTTGACGCGCTCCTTGTAAAACTTCGAACCATGTAGAACATTTACCGTAATATGTAGTTACACAACTTATCATGTTTGATTACATATCTTGATCAGCTAGCACTGATGTTAGTGTCAAATTGGCACTCAAATAGCAATTTATACAAGAGCCCATCTTGCCATATGACGTCAAACGCCTATAATTTCGAGCCCAACTCCCGTTTGAAAAATATGCAATGAGGTCATACGGCATCCAAGACCCGTTTGAGAGCCACCTTGTTGGGAATTTATAGTTTGCATGATATTATGCTTTAATGATATAATGTGTTCATATAGTTTAGATATAGCTGATGAAAATGTTAATGCGTGATACCTATCGGGCTACACTTTCGTTTATTGCATTCAACGCCCCTTTCTATCGCTTTTGGTATATATGAGCAACGCAGCATTCCACTATATAAATTGGCGAGAAAAGGCAATAATGCAATCTTGcaataaatcaaatgtttttatgtcaccTCATCCAGTCCAGCGGCCTTCCCTTTAGGTAAAGCACTGGTTACGTTAAGAACCTCCTCCGGGAGCACTACAGCATTCTCGTCCGGTATACCAGGTTGTCAATGGTGATGTGAACTGTCGACGGAACCTGCTATTGCCAATTTTCGTCATTATCGGGATTCACAGGGGGTTGATACAAACGCCTTAAAAATTACACCATCCATGAGTGATTTCTCCATTACCACGTATCACAGTCCCAGTAAAATTAATACCAGACCCAATTGAATAACAGGATTTCCGTCtgttatttatcattttccaAAACTGATACGAACAGACTTCAGCTGTTCTTTCAATACCAATACAAATCTTCTATACATACTAATCAAACACAAAGCATGATGGATTAGATTAGAATTCTTAGATtgcaaactttaaaaaaaaataaagacacGTTTTAGTATGCTTTATTTCggtataaaatgaaatacagttAAATTATTGGATGATTGCACAAATCGCCAAGAATCTCATCATCCAATGTTGCTAACACTTGAATACGAAAAGTCAACAATCAGGAAAATGACAGTTACGgtgatatttatttgaataagatGTTCAACCACAGGATTTGATACCAGGAATTTGTTGGAAAATGTCACagagaaatgattttttttctgaatatgaTTGATTTATGTTGCATAAATTGACAATTCCTTTAATCAGAATTCGGGAGAGACCAATTCTCCACAGGAAAAATGGAAATTtgatcaaatatgtttttcattgcaATCGATACATTTCGCAAACATTTTTCAATCCAAAAATTATTCCCTTACGTTAATACGTTTCCGGACAGAGAATCTCCACTCAAGTATTTTCAGTTCCTCATTTGTTTATAAGATTTAAGCGTCGTACTATTTGCAGTGTTCAATTCGCAAACTAATTTGAAGTCGCTTAACTTATTAACTTGTAAAATCCGTTCGAGGGAACAGTTTCTTtaaaggattttagtcgtaacGTAATTATTTTAAGTCTTTTTAAAGGACAATGGCAATTTATCGATTGTTTTCTTTAACTTCAGTTTAAATGCTGGATAAAATTCAGTTCACAGGAATCTAATTTATGCAGCTTACGTTTTTTCTCAGCTTAAGTAATTCTCCTTACTTAAGTATCGCTGGTACCATATaatttaatatctttataatatctgaaatactacaatagttttcaatgattttatcaaaaaataaatacttatatattaaaaacacttatactttTTCTACTTTTTTACACCCCGATTACATTTATAATCTAGAAAGTTTCGATTTAAATCTAGATGCTATACTGATGATGtcaattttacaaatatcaacattgtgaAATCAAGTCTATCACTATCGTGATCAACATAATGTTAACGTGTTTTAAACGTGGTTTCGGTTGCATCAGCAACCAGTGACAATACACCGTACAGCCCATTACAATGGCTTAAATGAATTggttaaataataacaattccAAATGTGTATCTTTATTAAACTGTAATACAAATGTTGTAATTACCTACAATTTCCTGCAATTTCATCCTTAAACTATACGTTAATCACCCCAAATcatgtattttgtaattgtatgatTTATCATTTGTCCGAAATGCATGTCCGAAATTGCGTAACTTGTAAATCAATATACCTGTATAAAGTAAATCGTTTTAGTTTCCACTGCTGCATCACGTTGTTGTAATCCTTACTAATTGTATGAAATGTCTAACAAATGTTTATTCTATAACTCTACATGATTAACTACCATATTAACTCGTAGTTTTGAGTGCCATCACTGAGTTGAACACTGTTTACTTGTCAAATTTGTCCGCCATTTGCAATTTGTAGGCGTAGTAAATTATGCATACAAGTGAATCTGGTCCTTTCTAACATTTAAATAGgatgttatattgtatttatgtatattttattgtattgtgttaaattaatatgtatatgtcgTTTGTAATTTAAAGTTGTCACCGAAGATCTCCAATGCTGGGTAGCACTATTTTACTTTTGTTCTTGCGGAATGTTAGTGTATTGCTGGGTTCACTTATGTTATAAGCATCACTGTTTTACTTCAAAGAAGTTAATGTTGCATTGTATTGTTAAGAATATATGTTCATATCTCTAATTCAAGACTTTATATTCACTGTTTAAGTGAATATTGTATTAGTtatgtttcatacaaaatatgagTCCTATTACTCAGCCAGCGTTGCGGGTGAAAATACCTAATTTTGATTGATTGCCAGCAACGCCAGAACCAGCAACCACTAAATAAGGCgatatattttgcaatgcaGTCAGTCGTCAGTAGTCAGTTTACAGAGTAACGTCCTCTCATACTAAACCAGCCATGAAAAAGAGCTATTCTGGTAATttctacattatataacattCTTACTACATTTAATACCATAATTAACTGCATGTATACCTACAGAATTACTACTAGCATATATAAATAACTATcataaaatacagaaataagtAGTTCATATATCCGGGATACATAAGTTGATTACTGATTTCATTGCTGACCCATGTAATGAGTTATCCATGGCCtgcaaaattgaataaatgaatagaaTCCTGACAAATCTCGAGTTTCAATCCGAAACAATTAGAAAATTGAACCGCCCGGATTACATTATATTTCAACTTATCCGGAATAATATATTACTTATAATAGCACACAAGATTCTGTTGGGAAATCTTGCCCtttgtattatataacataaacatatattttatttggtgTCGGGCGTTTTTAAGCGTAAATTAAGTGTTCTGCGTTACATAAAAGGACATTAAATGTCTTACAAACAGCAGTAAATAGTCTTTCTGGAATCTCTAATTGACTTCTATTTGTAAAAGTATGTATGTGACATTTATCTTTGTTCCTATTACGATTTCCCTCGAGGGTCATGTCTAAGTCAAATTGGTCACTATCGGCGTTTCgtattataatttgtttcaacaGACGTCTGACAAATGGTCGGAATCATGCGGTCCAAAGCGAGCGATCTGATAACCTTTGTTATCTGCGCAGTGACGTTACCATAATTGGATAAACAAAATTGCTGAACGTATAAGGTAAACCTTtagatatgttttgtattgtgtgGCGTACTTCCTTTTATATTGAGTACCTCCTTCTGTGAGTTTTATTTATCTGTGAGGTGTTCCTACTTCTGTGAGGTGTGCCTCCCTCTGTCAACTGCACTGTTAGGTGAACCTCATTCTGCTGAATGTATTGTATGGTGTACTTCCTTCTTTAGATTGAATTATGGGGTTCACATCCTTCAGTTGATTCATGTTATATGTACTTTATTATGTCGATTTTGATGTTAATTGTACCTCCTTCAGTTTATTAAACTGTGAGGTGTACCCTATTTTGTCGATTGTACTGCGAGGTGTACCTCCTTCTGTAATGTAAGGTTTACCTCATTATCTCGATTGTACTGTGAAGTGTACCTCCTGATGTTGATTGTTATGTGAGCCACATTAAGGTGTACCTCCTTCTGTCGCATGCTCTGTAAGGTGTTAATCCTTATGTTGATCTTAATGTTTCTGTCGATTGTACTGTGAGGTGAACCTACTTCTGTCTAATGTAATGTGAGGTCTACCTCATTCGGTCGATTATACTATGAGATGAACCACCTTTTGTCGATTGTATTGTGAAGTGCACTCCTTCTGTTGAATGTACTGTGAGCTGTAAATCCTTCTGTTGAATGTACTGTGAGCTGTACATCCTTCTGTCGATTGTACTGTGAGCTGTACATCCTTCTGTCGATTGTACTGTGAGCTGTACATCCTTCTGTCGATTGTACTGTGAGGTGTACCTCCTTATGTAAATTGTACTGCGAGGTGTACCTCCTTATGTTAATTATACTGTGAGGTGAACCTGCTTCTTTCGATTATTCTCGGAGATGCACCTCACTCATGCTGTCGATTGTACTGTGTTTTAAACCTTCTTTTGAAGATCGTATTGTGGGAAATACCTCCTTCAGTTAAATCAATTGTAAAGTGTATCTGCTTCTGTTGCTTGAGCTGTGACGTGTACCCTATTTATCGAAAGTAATGTGAGGTTTACCTCCTTCTGTCGATTGTACTGTGAGGTAACCATCATTCTAATGAACAGTTGATTGTAATGTAAGATTAACTCCTTCTGTCAAACGAACTGTGATGTGTACTTTGTTCTGTCGATGTTTTTCTCCTTCTTTCAATTATACAGTGAGGTGTTCCTCCTTCTCGATTTGTCGATTGAAATGTACCTCCTGTGATAAATACTTCGTTTTGTCGTTTGTTCTGTGATTCGTACCTCCTTCTTTCGATTATACTGTGAGGTGTTCCTCCTTCTCGATTTGTCGATTGAAATGAACTTCCTGTGATGGATAGATACTTCGTCTTGTCGTTTGTTCTGTAATTCGTACCTCCTTCTGTCTAATGTACAGTGAGGTGAACTTCTGTCGAATCTGTGTCTAATGAAACACACGGATTACAATGATTCAAATAAATGAGGTTAAATAGTACACACACTGTCAAACTGCTTATACgccataaaatagtttttgccAACTTTGAGCGCATTTTAAAACCAGACAATGGATGTTTTAGAAGAACGGTTATAACCTTGAAAATTGTAAGCGTCACATTGATGTCAAATTTTATGCGAAATAAGTGTCCCGTGAGAATATGCTTGGAGCAAGGATCTCATTACATTTCCGCTAAAGAAAGAGAAAGTTAATATTTTTCCTAGACGTTTGTACATTTTCTGTAATTGCCTTTCAAGTCTGTGATACTTCTTAAATTAAAGCTGCTAAATGATCGATGTTCAAGTCCTCAGCCGTGAAGGGAAGCCTAAGCTTGATGGAAAGGCAAAGAGAATGctgtaaagaaaataaaaccgCCAGCATTCGACAACAACCAAATGCAAGAATTTATTTAACACATTCATGTCTCATTTGATAACAGACACAGTGTGAAATTTGTATTGTGTCAATAAGAAAtacattacataaataatttcaaagttgTGTAAGAGGTCCACGTAATTTTTCCTCCTCGGATGTCTTTCAGGAAGAAGTCCATTGcttttcttttaatgaattttattcaCAGGTATTATACATCTTTAAAGACGAAACCAACCGTGTCTATAAAGCAAATCTAAAACAAGATGTTTATAGTGTATATGCACGATTTGTAGGGCGAACACTATTTGCACCCACAACCTTGGGGACGTTTCAATAACacagcagtcaattgtaaccatgccaccccccacccccaagGGTCCGGGGAAATAGGGGGGACTTTGTCTTGAGGTCCAggcaatcccaggtaaaattccccGTTATGAGGGGaagaactgctggtaaaatccccgccaaatgcccccgcaccccatgGACATCTTAGAtaaggccaattccccgcttTTTTCGGTACGATCACAAAAATACCttattcactcggcactgcggggccacctgaaaggtaaaaacacggacCATTTCAGGGGCCTTGGGGTctgtgattacaattgactgtacGATTTATTATGAATTCCGCCCCAGGTTTGtaattttactgaatatattaatattgaatCTAAGCATATCAGTTGTGAGCAGCATATTACAAAGCACTGTATTTGATTTTGGTTGACAACATAATGGTCTTATCTGTGGTTATACATTAGCATTAACACAAAgctacattttgtttattttatttattttcaaatacttgGGATCGGATCCAGTTGGAAAAGTAACTGAATGTCtatcttttatgcaaaattaTTAGAACATACCACATTTAAAGTTGTCACCCTCATTTCAAGGTAGTTTGTGAACAACTATATATAAGATTGCATTGAAAACCATGAATAGTAGACAAAATGGTCAAAAACGGTATTAACTCTAATTTGGTTTTAATAATCAAATCTGTGTATTTGTGTGCAAGAAATAACCGCAATCATCGTGTTATAATGTATATACGCACGATGTATCGTGCGAGCAAAATGTACCTGCATGAAAAATAAACGTGCTTTAATTATTCGAGGAGAGACATTGCTAATGGCCCATTTCCATAACTCCATTAGTCctttttatacataaacaaagTATGGGTTGTTAATTAGCATGAATTATTCTTTGAAAAGGTATGTGACAAGAAGTAagcaatttcatttaattagtGTATCATTGGGAAAATGCCATTATTTGCAATTGGTGCTTCACGCAATTCACATCAACGAGCAATTTTATTATGCGTATTACTTCCACATTAGTCGAATTGATAATCATTATTCTGTTATATACTGAAGAAATTATCCACTAAATAAACCCTTGAAATTGACAAAACTCTCTTTATACAACTGATTTACAACAAGTGTTCGGGTTAATACCACACAAAGAAATTAAtccaattatattaaatgttttgatccTCTTAAAACAATCTTTCACATTAAGTGCCAATATACATAACAGAATCATGACGCCTtccatacatataaaaaaacgtACCAAATTGAGTgcaatttacttttattttctgtc encodes:
- the LOC128222746 gene encoding carboxyl-terminal PDZ ligand of neuronal nitric oxide synthase protein-like: MPSKKEYDLVSDDGYDSRIPLHNEDAFQHGISFQAKYIGTLDVPRPNSRVEIVAAMRRIRYEFKAKAIKKRKVDLTISVEGVRVAICKKKKKIPQWYDESKLVIVHHPIYRIFYVSHDSQDLKIWSYIARDGPTNVFKCNVFKSYKKEQAMRIVRTIGQAFEVCHKLSMTQSVTSPEEQLPTESINSQPSEPDKQSQKSRDIEDKAPLSSTQNLRDSNSSLVKEKATPPNDLAIRQAQNIIYQMARTSPQVGGTTITSPINSPALIDDDVMDPDHPITSRHQTQLLRQQVEHHQQQTQVAVAQVQLLKEQLAAETAARIESQARTHQLLLQNRDLLHHMNQILGRLQEVEFKATHSSPKRMQPISAGESCMPDATTPQCGPVYLPRGVAFDPEGIASPDYSLTEHDKLMFDTDSPDSGHREMSNESLGASFSPPDFPFWAMTADERMKYSFGYGTPVKFQQTSFEMTAIVNSNPFTESKEDICDQDIVEPVVFDANGKGGKGKVDKVPKLRPPPEFRNYGAYRNSQISEDSSNSSNSDTDSVKDGIVNFTDSDYFSHTGSSSHTNTFNSNALNNNTRMNSHTLDDADNNTIQSLVPYDDHRNIVPYTDNREIRQTGTVFKPKLEYHFNNLAADRVLMQKYLDQSKRQRGGSFSDEDNTESYDEGLTQPPSPPPPPSRLEDVDFDD